GCCGATCAGTTGACCTCCCTTTAATAGCAATGCAGCTACACCCACCATAAACATGGCAACTTCCGCGTATTCGACCGGGTGAGCGGTAACGTAGCGAAGCAGAGGGTGATGGGGGATGATGCCAAAGTGGATAGCACCATAGAACAAGACCGTCAGAGCCGTACCGATCAGAATCGGCCAACCCAACTTTGCGGCGATGGACTGGGAAATTTTGGGGGCGTCCGTCTGTTGCACAATCGAACTCCTTCTCGATGGCACCGCTCATCCCGGGGTAAGGGGGCGGAACAAAAGGGAAACTCGCGTTAATCGTTAGAATCGACATTTCGACCCCTAACTAATCAGACAAAATCGGAAGTCGTTTTCGAACGCTGTTAGTCTGGGGAGATACGGAGGGTTGCGATAATGCGATAGATTTTTCGAGTTTCGCCCCAAAAGAGCTTCAATAGCGATCGCCGGAGTGCCGATAACTTTAACCGTCGAGGCAATCAACGCTTCGATAACTACCGCCCACAGGCGGACTTGCTGAAATGCAATCGCGCAAAAGCGCGTCGAATTAAATCCCGGGGGGGAAATGAATGTTCGGCCGACGGACTTGTCCGTCGGCCGATGTTCTTTCTTGACCAAATAATTTTCGGGTATCCGCCAGCACCCCTTCTTCCCTCAAAATCGCTGTTTGTGGGTTTCCCCAGCACTGATAAACTGCCGCTTCTTAGGGCGAAAATGGCTTGTTTGCAACACTGAACCCCCTGAAGTGGCTGTTGTTGCCTGTGAATTCTCCCTAACTAACCATCAGATAATTAGTTGCATCTCGGAATTGGGCTTCTAGAATAAGTCTTGGAGGAACGATTCCGTAAATCGCGTAATCTAGGTGATTTATGTGGAAGTCGCTTCTTTCGGCGATCGTTGTCATGATCGCGGTAACGCTAAGCGTTGAACTTTTCCGCAGTACTCCGTCTGCAATGGCCCAGAAACATGGTGGGCTACCGGTTTCGAGTAGTCTGGTCGTTCATGCGGCCAAGACAGAGGACGGCGGGCAGCTCATGATCATGGTCGATCCGGAGACCCGGGTTATGGCCGTGTATCACGTGGACGGAAATACAGGGAAAGTTTCCCTGAAAAGCGTTCGCAACTTACAATGGGATTTACTCATCGAGGAATTTAACGGGGGCACGCCGAGCCCGCGTGAGATTCGTACACTGATCAACCAATCGTAGCGACGAAGTCCAAGCTCATAGGCTTCCGCTAGGTTGGACCTTTTGGGAGCCATCATGGCTGACTATCTTCCGCTTTCTGAATTCGCTGCCAAGTTAGGCGTATCTGAAGACACGATTCAAGATCTGCGCGAGCGCGGCAAGGTGCGTGCGTTCCGCGATGGATCGAGCTGGAAGTTCAAGGAAGACGAACTCGAAAAGGCCCGTGGTATCTTGGCCGAGGAAGATCTCGGTGGAGGTGACAGTGAGAGCCAGGAATTCGAGCTCAGCGGAATTACCGATTCCGATGAAGGCTCGTCCGGTTCGATGGACAGCATTCTGATTTCCGATACCGGCGAAGGCGGCGACAGCGGTTCGTCCAATATCATCGGACAAGATTCCGACAGCTCGCTGAGCCTGGATAGTGATATCGGTTTGGCCGACGATTCCAGCAGCGTTGACCCTGCCGGGGAATCGAATCTAAGCAGCTTGAGCCTCGGCGAAGGCTCCGACATTCTCGAAGGTTCGTCGATCAACAAGCCGCTCGACGACGATAGCTTCAGCCTGGAAGATGACGACGTAGAGCTGAGCCTCAGCGATGAAGGCAGCGATGCGAACATCGATCTGGGGGGTGAACCATCCGACCCGGAAGGGACCGGCAGCGGTTTGAGCCTTGCGTTGGAAGATGAATCGCTGGACCTTGGTACCAGCGGTATCGGCATGGACGACAACGACAGCAGTGGTGAACTCACGCTCGATATCGAA
Above is a window of Blastopirellula marina DNA encoding:
- a CDS encoding helix-turn-helix domain-containing protein, with protein sequence MADYLPLSEFAAKLGVSEDTIQDLRERGKVRAFRDGSSWKFKEDELEKARGILAEEDLGGGDSESQEFELSGITDSDEGSSGSMDSILISDTGEGGDSGSSNIIGQDSDSSLSLDSDIGLADDSSSVDPAGESNLSSLSLGEGSDILEGSSINKPLDDDSFSLEDDDVELSLSDEGSDANIDLGGEPSDPEGTGSGLSLALEDESLDLGTSGIGMDDNDSSGELTLDIEDDEDSSMDLLASESELGLADEPAAKAGSGNSEINLVDDDSGLGLVAEADEDDDFSLSTGDSGLELISADEAEEMVADSTDDDEIGEAVAGGAAEDDFLLTPVEGDLEDDDSGSQVIALDSDSMSSESGLFGSASLEGADFGGLGDSDGLEADDSVMAGAGTMAAAAPVAAAPAEVPYSFMNVLSLGATALLLLVCGLMVTDLMWNMWSFSEPYSLTSTLMDGILNLLPS